ccaaaaacatttccactgcatttcagccctgccacaaaaggaccagctgacatcacgtaagtgattctctcgttaacacaggtgggagtgttgatgaggacaaggctggaaatcactctgtcatgctgattgagttcgaataacagactggaagcttcaaaaggagggtggtgcttggaatcattgttcttcctctgtcagccatggttacctgcaaggaaacacgtgccgtcatcagtgctttgcacaaaaagtgcttcacaggcaaggatattgctgccagtaaatttgcacctaaatcaaccatttatcggatcatcaagaacttcaagggagagcggttcaattgttgtgaagaagactTCAGGGCgcacaagaaagtccagcaaacgccaggaccgtctcctaaagttgattcagctgcgggatcggggcatcaccagtacagagcttgctcaggaatggcagcagacaGGTGTGAGTATATCTGCagacacagtgaggcaaagacttttggaggatggcctggtgtcaagaagggcagcaaagaagccacttctctccaggaaaaacatcattctgcaaaaggtacagggattggactgctgaggactgggttaaagtcattttctctgatgaatcccctttctgattgtttggggcatccgggagAAGGCAAGGTgaacgctaccatcagtcctgtgtcatgccaacattaaagcatcctgagaccattcatgtgtggggatgcttctcagccaagggagtgggctcactcacaattttgcctaagaacacagccatgaataaagaacggtaccaacacatcctcctagAGAAACTTCTcctaaccatccaggaacagtttggtgatgaacaatgcctttcccaacatgatggagcaccttgccataaggcaaaagtgataactaagtggctcggggaacaaaacatcgatattttgggtccatggccaggaaactccccagaccttaatctcattgagaacttgtggtcaatcctcaagaggcgggtggacaaacaaaaaaccCACaacttctgacaaactccaagcattgattatgcaagaatgggctgccatcagtcaggatgtggcccagaagttaattgacagcatgcttgggtggattgcagaggtcttgaaaaagaagagtcaacactgcaaatattgactctttgcatcaacttcatgtaattgtcaataaaagcctttgacacttatgaaatgcttgtaattacacttcagtattccatagtaacatctgacaaaactatctaaagacactgaagcagcaaactttgtgtaaATTAATATTTGCGTCATTCTCAAATCTTTTGGCAACGACTGTACAGTCTTAATTTCCTGGTACTCAAAGCAATGTAAAATCAATGATATGACAAATATCATAAGAATTATATTTAGTGCTAACAATAATCTCCATGATTAAATACTCCCAGCGTTACTGTTTCTCCCGTGTAAATTGGTGGTGATGGGTTCTGAGTTCTaaacttgaaaatatgaagtatCTGTATTCatttcactgagggagagaggggaatgtagaATGTTTACATTCAGTCAGAATATGTTATTGTTAGACATGAGGGATCCTATGGGAAGAAGAATGGCCACAGTCTGGTACATGTCAACATGACAGTTGTGACTTGGGGAGAAGTGAGGAATTTGAGCAGAGGTCAGGTtaggtcagatgaagtgaggaagaacagatatcactaaAATTCTGTCTAGCAACAGGGGTGTATTGGCTGTTCAGAGGTGTAAGGGTAGGAgcataggaggaagggttaaatacCAGTGACTGTGTGAAGATGTCTTATCCTTTTGGTGattaaacttggtttgagctttactAATCGTCAGTGGGTTTGGAAGTCTCTTGTGTCACTCGTGTCAAAAAGTAAATTAACTTTAGTGAGAGACAATAGAGATGAAAATGAGAAATATATGACTATACAGTAACTGTCTTACCGTCTTTGATCGATTTGATGTCAGGTACTTCCAACATTTTACGAGGTACCTCCCCTGTCATCCTATCTGAATGGGAGAAATGTCTGTgatgggatgggtaatgtatgCCATAGGCCACAGGACCTCTAATGGTGAAGCCAAGGTAGAAGCAGACGTCTCCAGACTTCCAAACTTTGCTTTGTTGGTCGGCACAGACTTCAATCTCCTTGCCATCAACACACGCAAACACCCTGTGCTGTCTAACCACTCCATTGACTGGAAGAAGAAGGTCCTGGACACTGGGTTCTCTCCACACCTCACCACTGCTCCACTTTTGATCTATAGTGTCTGTCCTTGCCTCTTGCCTTGCCATTTGATTCTCCTCTACGAATAGGTTGTCTATTTTTGATCTATGAACCAATCTGCTCAAACCCTCACCCTTTCCCAGGAAAATAAGGGGGCGAAGGTACCTTGAGCGAAGATGTTTCTTGTATGTGTTGTTGTAGGAGTCTTGCATCTCAATAATACGTTTATTGAGGTCAATATTGAATCCTATTTTCTTATGCTCCTCGGGCCAAAACAGCAAAAGGACTAAGAGGTAAAACTCTGGGGTTTGGTTACCGTAATTGGCCAATAGATGTCTCTCCAGAGTGCTTCTTAGGATTGACAACGGGGTAAGCATTGGAGATGCTGCTTCCACTTTGCTTAAGATGATGTTGGCAAGGATGAAGTTTTGGGAAGCTTGATTCTCACCACCACCATCTTTCTTTTTTTCACATTCTTGTATTTCCTCCCACAATTTTGTTATTTGGCTCAAGTTAGATTCATCATAACCCTTATCAAGACAGCAAAGCAGTCCAGGGAAGGCAATGGCCTTTTCTTCTTTGAGCTTCTGGAGGGGTACACCTATTGCAGACTCTGAGTGTATAGGTGTACATGTCCCCACGTATTTGCAGTAG
This genomic window from Oncorhynchus nerka isolate Pitt River unplaced genomic scaffold, Oner_Uvic_2.0 unplaced_scaffold_1559, whole genome shotgun sequence contains:
- the LOC135568480 gene encoding sterile alpha motif domain-containing protein 9-like, with translation MAHNKGSSLSNARGREIYVGSQIRDSISLLDVLYSNALEEEDIDSAVAKKAEADFYRGAPPQWLNFCWAERATSDDKTTPFIKRDGYTELIENIEEQLKGDLTSTMNLLHQPGSGGTTLAKQVLWDMRKTLRCAVLTGPTSDITAIAKQVIHLFTAGSQGHQNTVLLLLNDSQCQAFLGPPDPIYGGPSFEQRMEPFTHLIVTFPARQGQDKHVRMAHPLIAQQCVKKLKEEKAIAFPGLLCCLDKGYDESNLSQITKLWEEIQECEKKKDGGGENQASQNFILANIILSKVEAASPMLTPLSILRSTLERHLLANYGNQTPEFYLLVLLLFWPEEHKKIGFNIDLNKRIIEMQDSYNNTYKKHLRSRYLRPLIFLGKGEGLSRLVHRSKIDNLFVEENQMARQEARTDTIDQKWSSGEVWREPSVQDLLLPVNGVVRQHRVFACVDGKEIEVCADQQSKVWKSGDVCFYLGFTIRGPVAYGIHYPSHHRHFSHSDRMTGEVPRKMLEVPDIKSIKDGKTVTV